One region of Culex pipiens pallens isolate TS chromosome 2, TS_CPP_V2, whole genome shotgun sequence genomic DNA includes:
- the LOC120428850 gene encoding uncharacterized protein LOC120428850 codes for MGNCLKGCLSEENQARLSASDSQYEMLVEGTLPRQAQKQQSKAKEKPKLFSKFWKRKDVEYSRLNKSKNNNNFIDRGNSSNQRRKSGSEIQLQCLDAHSLLLVSKDGTARRNGYHDLNTDMTSTPGSSLDLEWENDYANGYQGGGPWTSSEPRDDPQPLPYPNPLDPVFKVEEWSTLKRSKDRINFIRRTALPRTPEHPLQHGESYSGGGGPGTPSLRSYAGSYASSSHISTPEDSLEWDVDQDRQVCQSENESLDLETKELLAEIEQLKNRVLNETGANIKDLKFDESSIS; via the exons CTCG gctGAGCGCCAGTGATAGCCAGTATGAG ATGCTGGTTGAGGGAACATTGCCGCGACAAGCGCAAAAACAGCAATCAAAAGCAAAG GAAAAACCAAAACTCTTCAGCAAATTTTGGAAAAGAAAAGACGTGGAGTACTCAAGActgaacaaatcaaaaaacaacaataattTTATAGACCGCGGGAACAGTAGTAATCAGCGTCGGAAATCAGG ATCGGAAATTCAACTGCAGTGCCTCGACGCCCACTCGCTGCTGCTGGTGTCGAAGGACGGGACGGCGCGCCGGAATGGCTACCACGACCTCAACACGGACATGACGTCCACGCCGGGCAGCTCGCTTGATTTGGAGTGGGAGAACGACTACGCGAACGGGTATCAGGGGGGTGGACCGTG gACCTCATCCGAGCCTCGGGACGACCCCCAACCGCTGCCCTACCCCAACCCGCTGGACCCGGTGTTCAAGGTCGAGGAGTGGTCCACGCTGAAGCGCAGCAAGGACCGCATCAACTTTATCCGCCGCACCGCACTTCCGCGCACACCCGAACATCCTCTCCAGCACGGGGAGTCCTACTCCGGCGGCGGTGGCCCGGGGACGCCCTCCCTGCGCAGTTACGCCGGCTCGTACGCGTCCTCTTCACACATATCAACGCCGGAGGATTCGCTCGAGTGGGACGTCGACCAGGACCGGCAGGTTTGTCAATCGGAGAACGAGTCGCTCGATCTGGAGACGAAGGAGCTGCTGGCGGAGATCGAACAGCTGAAGAACCGGGTGCTGAACGAGACTGGTGCTAACATCAAGGATCTCAAGTTTGACGAGTCGTCCATCAGCTGA